Proteins co-encoded in one Chionomys nivalis chromosome 6, mChiNiv1.1, whole genome shotgun sequence genomic window:
- the Haus3 gene encoding HAUS augmin-like complex subunit 3: MSCGKEFVETLKKIGYPKADTLNGEDFDWLFEAGEDQSFLKWFCGNVNEQNVLSEKELEAFSILQRSGKPILEGTALDEVLRTCKTFDLKTPTLDDKEIQKLEDDVQILQKLYNLKIQRRNKYQLMASETSYKSLALNAKQEEATKKLKQSQGFLDAVNTKLSNELQVLTDEVNNLMIFFRNSNLGQGTNPMVFLSQFSLEKYISQEEQSTAALTLYTKKQFFQGIHEVVETSNEENFQLLDIQTPSVCDNEEILGERQLEMARLQVAYICAQQQILYLKASNLSMTSSIKWAEENLHSLTSEAVGKENLDAKISSLNREILKLEEQITHMKDKILPAVVKENAQLLNMPVVKGDFDLQIAKQDCYTARQELVLNQLIKQKASFELVQLSYEIELRRHWDTYRQLENLVQQLSQRNVVLCQQLATLTDPSASEQLNSRTPINTKDYSTHRLYQLLEGDNKTKELFMTHEHLEEVAEKLKQDLSQIQDQLAVSTQEQFFFLSKLNNDVDMLCDALYHGGNQLLLCDQELMEHVHRVESKLNKLNHLLTDIFADVKTKRKILATNKLHQMERELYVYFFKDADYLKDVVENLENQSKIKTSDLKD, translated from the exons ATGAGTTGTGGAAAGGAGTTTGTggaaacattgaaaaaaattgGTTATCCTAAAGCTGATACTCTTAATGGAGAAGATTTTGACTGGCTGTTTGAGGCTGGTGAAGATCAGTCATTTTTGAAATGGTTTTGTGGGAATGTTAATGAACAGAATGTATTGTCTGAAAAAGAATTGGAAGCTTTCAGCATTCTTCAAAGATCAGGCAAGCCCATCCTAGAAGGAACGGCATTGGATGAAGTTCTTAGAACCTGTAAAACTTTTGATTTGAAGACACCTACACTGGATGACAAAGAGATACAGAAATTAGAAGATGACGTTCAAATTCTGCAGAAATTATATAACTTAAAAATTCAGCGACGGAATAAATATCAGTTAATGGCTTCTGAAACTAGTTACAAATCTCTGGCATTAAATGCTAAACAAGAGGAAGCTACTAAGAAGCTAAAACAAAGTCAAGGATTCCTAGATGCTGTGAACACTAAACTCAGTAATGAACTTCAGGTTCTTACTGATGAAGTTAATAATTTGATGATATTCTTCAGAAATTCTAATTTAGGTCAAGGGACAAATCCAATGGTATTTTTATCTCAATTTTCCTTGGAAAAATATATAAGCCAAGAAGAGCAAAGCACAGCAGCCTTAACCTTATATACCAAAAAACAATTCTTTCAGGGTATACATGAAGTAGTTGAAACttcaaatgaagaaaattttCAACTCTTAGATATACAAACACCATCTGTTTGTGATAATGAAGAAATCCTTGGGGAGAGACAACTGGAGATGGCTAGGCTGCAGGTAGCATACATCTGTGCCCAACAACAGATCTTATACCTCAAAGCAAGTAATTTGAGCATGACGTCAAGTATAAAATGGGCAGAAGAGAATCTTCATAGCCTAACCAGTGAG gctgTTGGTAAAGAAAATTTGGATGCTAAAATTTCTAGCTTGAACCGTGAGATTCTAAAACTTGAAGAACAAATCACTCACATGAAAGACAAAATTTTGCCTGCTGTAGTAAAAGAGAACGCCCAGTTATTGAACATGCCGGTTGTAAAGGGAGATTTTGATCTGCAGATTGCTAAACAAGATTGTTATACAGCAAGACAAGAGTTAGTTTTAAATCAGTTGATAAAGCAGAAGGCATCATTTGAGCTTGTACAGTTATCATATGAAATTGAATTGAGAAGACATTGGGATACATATCGGCAACTTGAAAATTTGGTTCAACAACTTAGTCAAAGAAACGTGGTGCTCTGTCAGCAATTAGCAACATTAACAGATCCGTCAGCATCTGAGCAGTTAAACTCCAGGACTCCCATCAACACTAAAGATTATTCTACTCATAG gcTTTATCAACTTTTAGAAGGagacaataagacaaaagaaTTGTTTATGACCCATGAACACTTGGAGGAAGTGGCTGAGAAATTGAAACAAGATCTTTCTCAAATACAAGATCAATTGGCAGTGTCTACTCAagaacagtttttctttctgtccaaACTGAATAATGATGTGGACATGCTTTGTGATGCTTTGTATCACGGAGGGAACCAGCTATTGCTCTGTGATCAG GAGTTAATGGAGCATGTTCATCGAGTTGAATCTAAGTTGAATAAACTAAATCATCTCCTTACGGATATATTTGCTGAtgtgaagacaaaaagaaaaattttggcAACTAATAAATTGCATCAAATGGAAAGagaattatatgtatatttttttaaagatgcagaCTATCTAAAAGATGTTGTGGAAAATTTAGAAAACCAGTCAAAGATTAAGACCTCTGATCTTAAAGACTGA